A window from Theobroma cacao cultivar B97-61/B2 chromosome 3, Criollo_cocoa_genome_V2, whole genome shotgun sequence encodes these proteins:
- the LOC18606116 gene encoding uncharacterized protein LOC18606116 isoform X1, whose product MVEWEAKICVQYYLHATLSNGQLQWMVMHPLLMHGYLCWCILFGHLYTSVLCLSLKQSENLVQKPRLLLSDVSVSGTSLHIEKSTLLPKNGSLSCEDLGGVGSFNTTCLLNSNLYLSSDLYIYGTGNLEILPHVSIKCPTEGGMVTFNMSGNVNVGQHVAIVAGSVVIYASNLTVGPNSAINTTSLAGSPPPQTSGTPVGIDGAGGGHGGRGASCLKNNKTSFWGGDVYAWSTLSEPWSYGSQGGSTSIEHRFGGKGGGRVKLILKDMLYLNGSVTAEGGDGGLRGGGGSGGSIYIRAVKLKGYGTISAAGGMGWGGGGGGRISLDCYSIQEDVKVSVHGGFSFGCPGNSGAAGTYFNADLLSLRVGNDNVTTETETPLLDFPTSPLWSNVFVENNAKVLVPLLWTRVQVRGQISLYRGGAIVFGLSAYPVSEFELVAEELLMSDSIIKVFGAFRVSVKILLMWNSKIQIDGGGNTVVTASVLEARNLVVLRENSVISSNTNLGVYGQGLLMLTGHGDAIKGQRLSLSLFYNITVGTGSLLQAPLDDDDSRSVVTNSLCESQTCPIDLITPPDDCHVNYTLSFSLQICRVEDLLVNGIVKGSIIHIHRARTVTIDADGLITASELGCSKGIGKGNYFNGAGSGAGHGGRGGAGYFNGRVSNGGHEYGNADLPCELGSGTEGPNKSFGDVFGGGMIVMGSTQWPLLRLSIYGSLRADGQSFGKATSNGNRSLIGGLGGGSGGTVLLFLQELMLAENSSLSTVGGDGGPLGGGGGGGGRVHFHWSNIGIGDEYVPVATIDGFINSSGGAGDNGGLFGDEGTVTGKKCPKGLYGTFCRECPIGTYKDVDGSDEDLCTPCPLELLPNRANFIYVRGGVCQPFCPYKCISDKYRMPNCYTPLEELMYTFGGPWPFALLLSGVLVLLAVLLSTLRIKLVESSSYGANIEHQSSHHTPYLLSLSEVRGTRAEETQSHVYRMYFMGPNTFREPWHLPYSPSDAIIEIVYEDAFNRFIDEINSVAAYDWWEGSVHSILSVLAYPCAWSWKQWRRRKKVHRLQEYVKSEYDHSCLRSCRSRALYKGMKVGATPDLMVAYIDFFLGGDEKRVDMVSIIQKRFPMCIIFGGNGSYMSPYNLHSDTLLTNLLGQHIPPTVWNRLVAGVNAQLRTVRHGSIRSALVPVMDWIASHGNPQLEFHGVKIELGWFQATASGYYQLGILVVAGDYTFHNLHQPDMLDRSNDGYPRKDAASAGQSLKLLQQNWPYPTHALSRKKITGGINGGLINDATLRSLEFKRDFLFPFSLLLHNTRPVGRQDSLQLLITSMLLADLSVTLLTLLQFYWISLGVFLAVLLILPLSLLSPFPAGLNALFSKEPRRASLARIYSLWNATSLSNIAVACICGIIHYGVSSFQPPDKENTWNSRREDDKWWLLPTILLLFKSIQARFVDWHIANLEIQDFSLFCPDPDAFWAHEPTS is encoded by the exons ATGGTAGAGTGGGAAGCAAAGATTTGTGTGCAGTATTACTTGCATGCAACTTTATCTAATGGTCAGTTGCAGTGGATGGTAATGCATCCATTGCTAATGCACGGGTACCTCTGCTGGTGCATTCTGTTTGGGCATCTTTACACATCTGTCCTTTGTCTCAGTTTGAAGCAGTCGGAGAATCTTGTCCAGAAACCTAGATTACTTTTGAGTGATGTATCTGTAAGTGGCACCTCTCTCCATATTGAGAAATCAACTTTGTTACCCAAGAATGGTTCTCTATCTTGTGAGGACCTGGGAGGTGTTGGATCATTCAATACTACCTGCTTGCTAAACTCAAACTTGTATTTGAGTTCTGATCTTTACATTTATGGTACGGGAAACTTGGAGATACTTCCCCATGTTTCAATCAAGTGCCCTACAGAAGGCGGTATGGTTACCTTTAATATGTCTGGCAATGTAAATGTGGGTCAACATGTTGCCATTGTTGCTGGTTCAGTAGTAATTTACGCTTCCAATTTGACTGTTGGTCCCAATTCTGCTATCAACACAACATCCTTGGCTGGTTCACCACCTCCTCAAACTAGTGGTACACCTGTTGGCATTGATGGAGCTGGTGGAGGACATGGTGGCAGGGGTGCTTCATGTCtgaaaaataataagacaAGTTTTTGGGGTGGTGATGTTTATGCTTGGTCAACTTTGTCTGAGCCATGGAGTTATGGGAGTCAGGGTGGTAGTACTTCCATTGAACATCGGTTTGGAGGGAAGGGTGGAGGACGAGTTAAGCTCATACTAAAGGACATGCTATACCTGAATGGATCTGTAACTGCAGAAGGTGGGGATGGAGGACTAAGAGGGGGAGGGGGTTCTGGTGGAAGTATCTACATTAGAGCTGTGAAGCT GAAGGGATATGGAACTATAAGTGCAGCTGGTGGGATGGGATGGGGTGGTGGCGGTGGTGGAAGAATATCTCTGGATTGTTACAGCATACAAGAAGATGTCAAGGTTTCTGTACATG GTGGTTTTAGTTTTGGTTGTCCTGGAAATTCTGGAGCAGCTGGTACATATTTCAATGCTGATTTACTGAGTCTCAGAGTTGGCAATGATAATGTCACTACAGAAACTGAAACTCCTTTGCTTGATTTCCCTACTAGTCCACTATGGTCAAATGTTTTTGTGGAGAATAATGCAAAAGTTTTGGTTCCTCTTCTGTGGACCAGAGTTCAG GTGAGAGGCCAAATTAGTCTATATCGTGGGGGAGCAATTGTCTTTGGGTTGTCTGCATACCCAGTGTCAGAATTTGAGCTTGTTGCAGAAGAACTTCTAATGAGTGATTCCATCATAAAg GTATTTGGTGCGTTTAGGGTTTCTGTCAAAATATTACTCATGTGGAactccaaaattcaaattgatgGTGGTGGAAATACTGTTGTGACTGCATCTGTTCTTGAAGCAAGGAATCTGGTTGTTCTAAGG GAGAACTCTGTCATTAGTTCAAACACGAACTTGGGTGTATATGGTCAAGGACTGCTGATGTTAACTGGTCATGGTGATGCAATTAAAGGCCAGCGGCTTTCTTTGTCTCTATTTTATAACATAACT GTTGGGACAGGTTCTTTACTTCAAGCTCCTTTGGATGATGATGATAGCAGAAGTGT GGTTACGAATTCCCTTTGTGAGAGCCAAACATGTCCAATAGATTTGATAACTCCTCCAGATGATTGCCATGTTAATTATACACTATCCTTTTCTCTACAG ATTTGTCGGGTTGAGGACCTTCTTGTTAATGGAATTGTTAAGGGAAGTATAATTCACATTCATAGGGCAAGGACAGTCACCATTGATGCTGATGGTCTGATTACTGCATCCGAATTAG GATGCAGCAAAGGTATAGGGAAAGGAAACTATTTTAATGGAGCTGGTAGTGGTGCTGGGCATGGCGGACGAGGGGGTGCTGGATATTTCAATGGGCGAGTTAGCAATGGTGGTCATGAATATGGTAATGCTGATCTTCCTTGTGAATTAGGAAGTGGAACGGAGGGCCCCAACAAGTCATTTGGAGATGTATTTGGAGGAGGAATGATTG TAATGGGCTCAACCCAATGGCCTCTGTTAAGGCTTAGCATTTATGGATCTTTGAGGGCTGATGGTCAAAGCTTTGGTAAAGCAACAAGCAATGGTAATCGATCATTAATAGGTGGACTTGGTGGAGGTTCTGGTGGGACAGTTCTTTTATTCCTTCAAGAGCTTATGCTTGCGGAAAATTCATCTTTATCAACTGTTGGGGGAGATGGTGGTCCTCTTGGTGGTGGTGGCGGTGGAGGTGGAAGAGTGCATTTTCACTGGTCTAACATAGGCATTGGGGATGAATATGTCCCAGTTGCTACTATCGATGGTTTCATCAATAGTAG TGGAGGTGCTGGGGATAATGGTGGACTCTTTGGAGATGAGGGCACTGTTACTGGAAAAAAATGTCCAAAAGGCCTCTATGGTACATTCTGCAGG GAATGCCCCATCGGCACTTATAAAGATGTTGATGGCTCTGATGAAGATCTTTGCACTCCTTGCCCTCTTGAACTTCTTCCAAATCGTGCAAATTTCATATATGTACGAG GAGGAGTGTGTCagccattttgcccctataaaTGCATATCTGACAAGTATAGAATGCCAAATTGCTATACCCCTCTTGAGGAGTTGATGTATACATTTGGAGGCCCTTGGCCTTTTGCTCTTCTACTGTCTGGTGTTCTGGTGCTTCTAGCTGTATTGCTAAGCACTTTAAGAATCAAATTGGTTGAATCAAGCTCATATGGTGCTAATATTGAACATCAGAGTAGTCATCATACTCCATACCTTCTTTCCCTGTCAGAG GTAAGGGGAACCAGAGCTGAAGAAACTCAGAGTCATGTCTACAGAATGTACTTCATGGGTCCCAATACTTTTAGAGAACCATGGCACCTTCCTTACTCTCCTTCTGATGCAATCATTGAGATCGt GTATGAAGATGCTTTTAACAGATTCATTGATGAGATCAACTCCGTTGCTGCATATGATTGGTGGGAAGGGTCGGTGCACAGTATACTGTCAGTGCTTGCATATCCTTGTGCCTGGTCCTGGAAACAGTGGCGGCGGAGGAAAAAAGTACATCGGCTTCAGGAATATGTCAAATCAGAATATGACCATTCATGTCTCCGCTCTTGCAGATCCCGAGCTCTATACAAGGGGATGAAG GTAGGAGCAACACCTGATTTGATGGTTGCATACATTGATTTTTTCCTTGGTGGCGATGAGAAGCGTGTGGACATGGTATCTATCATACAAAAGAGATTCCCCATGTGCATAATATTTGGTGGGAATGGAAGCTATATGTCACCCTACAATCTTCATAGCGATACGTTGTTGACTAATCTTCTAGGCCAG CACATACCACCAACTGTTTGGAATCGTTTGGTGGCTGGTGTGAATGCTCAGTTGAGGACTGTGAGACATGGATCCATCCGTTCTGCATTGGTTCCTGTTATGGATTGGATAGCTAGTCATGGAAATCCCCAGCTTGAATTCCATGGGGTTAAAATTGAGCTGGGGTGGTTTCAAGCAACAGCTTCTGGCTACTATCAGCTGGGCATCTTGGTAGTGGCTGGTGACTACACTTTTCACAATTTGCACCAACCTGATATGTTAGATAGAAGCAACGATGGATATCCAAG GAAAGATGCTGCATCTGCAGGCCAAAGCCTTAAActgctgcagcaaaattggCCATACCCAACTCATGCATTATCTCGTAAAAAGATCACTGGGGGAATTAATGGAGGTCTTATAAATGATGCTACATTGAGATCTTTGGAATTTAAAAGAGACTTTCTCtttccattttctctcttattgCACAACACTAGACCTGTTGGTCGTCAG GACTCACTTCAGCTCCTGATTACTTCCATGCTTTTGGCAGATCTCTCTGTTACCCTTCTTACTTTGCTTCAGTTCTATTGGATATCTCTTGGGGTGTTCCTTGCTGTACTGCTTATTCTTCCTCTATCACTGCTTTCTCCATTCCCAGCTGGCTTGAATGCCTTGTTCAGTAAAGAGCCTCGGAGAGCTTCGCTTGCTCGTATATATTCCCTGTGGAATGCTACATCTCTGTCAAATATC GCTGTGGCTTGCATCTGTGGCATTATTCATTATGGAGTCTCTTCTTTCCAGCCGCCTGACAAGGAAAATACTTGGAACTCTAGAAG GGAAGATGACAAATGGTGGCTCTTGCCAACCATCCTTCTACTCTTCAAGTCAATACAAGCTCGATTTGTTGACTGGCACATTGCAAATCTAGAAATCCAAGATTTTTCCCTCTTCTGTCCAGATCCGGATGCTTTTTGGGCCCATGAGCCTACTTCTTGA
- the LOC18606116 gene encoding uncharacterized protein LOC18606116 isoform X2 encodes MVEWEAKICVQYYLHATLSNGQLQWMVMHPLLMHGYLCWCILFGHLYTSVLCLSLKQSENLVQKPRLLLSDVSVSGTSLHIEKSTLLPKNGSLSCEDLGGVGSFNTTCLLNSNLYLSSDLYIYGTGNLEILPHVSIKCPTEGGMVTFNMSGNVNVGQHVAIVAGSVVIYASNLTVGPNSAINTTSLAGSPPPQTSGTPVGIDGAGGGHGGRGASCLKNNKTSFWGGDVYAWSTLSEPWSYGSQGGSTSIEHRFGGKGGGRVKLILKDMLYLNGSVTAEGGDGGLRGGGGSGGSIYIRAVKLKGYGTISAAGGMGWGGGGGGRISLDCYSIQEDVKVSVHGGFSFGCPGNSGAAGTYFNADLLSLRVGNDNVTTETETPLLDFPTSPLWSNVFVENNAKVLVPLLWTRVQVRGQISLYRGGAIVFGLSAYPVSEFELVAEELLMSDSIIKVFGAFRVSVKILLMWNSKIQIDGGGNTVVTASVLEARNLVVLRENSVISSNTNLGVYGQGLLMLTGHGDAIKGQRLSLSLFYNITVGTGSLLQAPLDDDDSRSVVTNSLCESQTCPIDLITPPDDCHVNYTLSFSLQICRVEDLLVNGIVKGSIIHIHRARTVTIDADGLITASELGCSKGIGKGNYFNGAGSGAGHGGRGGAGYFNGRVSNGGHEYGNADLPCELGSGTEGPNKSFGDVFGGGMIVMGSTQWPLLRLSIYGSLRADGQSFGKATSNGNRSLIGGLGGGSGGTVLLFLQELMLAENSSLSTVGGDGGPLGGGGGGGGRVHFHWSNIGIGDEYVPVATIDGFINSSGGAGDNGGLFGDEGTVTGKKCPKGLYGTFCRECPIGTYKDVDGSDEDLCTPCPLELLPNRANFIYVRGGVCQPFCPYKCISDKYRMPNCYTPLEELMYTFGGPWPFALLLSGVLVLLAVLLSTLRIKLVESSSYGANIEHQSSHHTPYLLSLSEVRGTRAEETQSHVYRMYFMGPNTFREPWHLPYSPSDAIIEIVYEDAFNRFIDEINSVAAYDWWEGSVHSILSVLAYPCAWSWKQWRRRKKVHRLQEYVKSEYDHSCLRSCRSRALYKGMKVGATPDLMVAYIDFFLGGDEKRVDMVSIIQKRFPMCIIFGGNGSYMSPYNLHSDTLLTNLLGQHIPPTVWNRLVAGVNAQLRTVRHGSIRSALVPVMDWIASHGNPQLEFHGVKIELGWFQATASGYYQLGILVVAGDYTFHNLHQPDMLDRSNDGYPRKDAASAGQSLKLLQQNWPYPTHALSRKKITGGINGGLINDATLRSLEFKRDFLFPFSLLLHNTRPVGRQDSLQLLITSMLLADLSVTLLTLLQFYWISLGVFLAVLLILPLSLLSPFPAGLNALFSKEPRRASLARIYSLWNATSLSNIAVACICGIIHYGVSSFQPPDKENTWNSRSSCSVSGTATVRELFIRSITKAGVENLSS; translated from the exons ATGGTAGAGTGGGAAGCAAAGATTTGTGTGCAGTATTACTTGCATGCAACTTTATCTAATGGTCAGTTGCAGTGGATGGTAATGCATCCATTGCTAATGCACGGGTACCTCTGCTGGTGCATTCTGTTTGGGCATCTTTACACATCTGTCCTTTGTCTCAGTTTGAAGCAGTCGGAGAATCTTGTCCAGAAACCTAGATTACTTTTGAGTGATGTATCTGTAAGTGGCACCTCTCTCCATATTGAGAAATCAACTTTGTTACCCAAGAATGGTTCTCTATCTTGTGAGGACCTGGGAGGTGTTGGATCATTCAATACTACCTGCTTGCTAAACTCAAACTTGTATTTGAGTTCTGATCTTTACATTTATGGTACGGGAAACTTGGAGATACTTCCCCATGTTTCAATCAAGTGCCCTACAGAAGGCGGTATGGTTACCTTTAATATGTCTGGCAATGTAAATGTGGGTCAACATGTTGCCATTGTTGCTGGTTCAGTAGTAATTTACGCTTCCAATTTGACTGTTGGTCCCAATTCTGCTATCAACACAACATCCTTGGCTGGTTCACCACCTCCTCAAACTAGTGGTACACCTGTTGGCATTGATGGAGCTGGTGGAGGACATGGTGGCAGGGGTGCTTCATGTCtgaaaaataataagacaAGTTTTTGGGGTGGTGATGTTTATGCTTGGTCAACTTTGTCTGAGCCATGGAGTTATGGGAGTCAGGGTGGTAGTACTTCCATTGAACATCGGTTTGGAGGGAAGGGTGGAGGACGAGTTAAGCTCATACTAAAGGACATGCTATACCTGAATGGATCTGTAACTGCAGAAGGTGGGGATGGAGGACTAAGAGGGGGAGGGGGTTCTGGTGGAAGTATCTACATTAGAGCTGTGAAGCT GAAGGGATATGGAACTATAAGTGCAGCTGGTGGGATGGGATGGGGTGGTGGCGGTGGTGGAAGAATATCTCTGGATTGTTACAGCATACAAGAAGATGTCAAGGTTTCTGTACATG GTGGTTTTAGTTTTGGTTGTCCTGGAAATTCTGGAGCAGCTGGTACATATTTCAATGCTGATTTACTGAGTCTCAGAGTTGGCAATGATAATGTCACTACAGAAACTGAAACTCCTTTGCTTGATTTCCCTACTAGTCCACTATGGTCAAATGTTTTTGTGGAGAATAATGCAAAAGTTTTGGTTCCTCTTCTGTGGACCAGAGTTCAG GTGAGAGGCCAAATTAGTCTATATCGTGGGGGAGCAATTGTCTTTGGGTTGTCTGCATACCCAGTGTCAGAATTTGAGCTTGTTGCAGAAGAACTTCTAATGAGTGATTCCATCATAAAg GTATTTGGTGCGTTTAGGGTTTCTGTCAAAATATTACTCATGTGGAactccaaaattcaaattgatgGTGGTGGAAATACTGTTGTGACTGCATCTGTTCTTGAAGCAAGGAATCTGGTTGTTCTAAGG GAGAACTCTGTCATTAGTTCAAACACGAACTTGGGTGTATATGGTCAAGGACTGCTGATGTTAACTGGTCATGGTGATGCAATTAAAGGCCAGCGGCTTTCTTTGTCTCTATTTTATAACATAACT GTTGGGACAGGTTCTTTACTTCAAGCTCCTTTGGATGATGATGATAGCAGAAGTGT GGTTACGAATTCCCTTTGTGAGAGCCAAACATGTCCAATAGATTTGATAACTCCTCCAGATGATTGCCATGTTAATTATACACTATCCTTTTCTCTACAG ATTTGTCGGGTTGAGGACCTTCTTGTTAATGGAATTGTTAAGGGAAGTATAATTCACATTCATAGGGCAAGGACAGTCACCATTGATGCTGATGGTCTGATTACTGCATCCGAATTAG GATGCAGCAAAGGTATAGGGAAAGGAAACTATTTTAATGGAGCTGGTAGTGGTGCTGGGCATGGCGGACGAGGGGGTGCTGGATATTTCAATGGGCGAGTTAGCAATGGTGGTCATGAATATGGTAATGCTGATCTTCCTTGTGAATTAGGAAGTGGAACGGAGGGCCCCAACAAGTCATTTGGAGATGTATTTGGAGGAGGAATGATTG TAATGGGCTCAACCCAATGGCCTCTGTTAAGGCTTAGCATTTATGGATCTTTGAGGGCTGATGGTCAAAGCTTTGGTAAAGCAACAAGCAATGGTAATCGATCATTAATAGGTGGACTTGGTGGAGGTTCTGGTGGGACAGTTCTTTTATTCCTTCAAGAGCTTATGCTTGCGGAAAATTCATCTTTATCAACTGTTGGGGGAGATGGTGGTCCTCTTGGTGGTGGTGGCGGTGGAGGTGGAAGAGTGCATTTTCACTGGTCTAACATAGGCATTGGGGATGAATATGTCCCAGTTGCTACTATCGATGGTTTCATCAATAGTAG TGGAGGTGCTGGGGATAATGGTGGACTCTTTGGAGATGAGGGCACTGTTACTGGAAAAAAATGTCCAAAAGGCCTCTATGGTACATTCTGCAGG GAATGCCCCATCGGCACTTATAAAGATGTTGATGGCTCTGATGAAGATCTTTGCACTCCTTGCCCTCTTGAACTTCTTCCAAATCGTGCAAATTTCATATATGTACGAG GAGGAGTGTGTCagccattttgcccctataaaTGCATATCTGACAAGTATAGAATGCCAAATTGCTATACCCCTCTTGAGGAGTTGATGTATACATTTGGAGGCCCTTGGCCTTTTGCTCTTCTACTGTCTGGTGTTCTGGTGCTTCTAGCTGTATTGCTAAGCACTTTAAGAATCAAATTGGTTGAATCAAGCTCATATGGTGCTAATATTGAACATCAGAGTAGTCATCATACTCCATACCTTCTTTCCCTGTCAGAG GTAAGGGGAACCAGAGCTGAAGAAACTCAGAGTCATGTCTACAGAATGTACTTCATGGGTCCCAATACTTTTAGAGAACCATGGCACCTTCCTTACTCTCCTTCTGATGCAATCATTGAGATCGt GTATGAAGATGCTTTTAACAGATTCATTGATGAGATCAACTCCGTTGCTGCATATGATTGGTGGGAAGGGTCGGTGCACAGTATACTGTCAGTGCTTGCATATCCTTGTGCCTGGTCCTGGAAACAGTGGCGGCGGAGGAAAAAAGTACATCGGCTTCAGGAATATGTCAAATCAGAATATGACCATTCATGTCTCCGCTCTTGCAGATCCCGAGCTCTATACAAGGGGATGAAG GTAGGAGCAACACCTGATTTGATGGTTGCATACATTGATTTTTTCCTTGGTGGCGATGAGAAGCGTGTGGACATGGTATCTATCATACAAAAGAGATTCCCCATGTGCATAATATTTGGTGGGAATGGAAGCTATATGTCACCCTACAATCTTCATAGCGATACGTTGTTGACTAATCTTCTAGGCCAG CACATACCACCAACTGTTTGGAATCGTTTGGTGGCTGGTGTGAATGCTCAGTTGAGGACTGTGAGACATGGATCCATCCGTTCTGCATTGGTTCCTGTTATGGATTGGATAGCTAGTCATGGAAATCCCCAGCTTGAATTCCATGGGGTTAAAATTGAGCTGGGGTGGTTTCAAGCAACAGCTTCTGGCTACTATCAGCTGGGCATCTTGGTAGTGGCTGGTGACTACACTTTTCACAATTTGCACCAACCTGATATGTTAGATAGAAGCAACGATGGATATCCAAG GAAAGATGCTGCATCTGCAGGCCAAAGCCTTAAActgctgcagcaaaattggCCATACCCAACTCATGCATTATCTCGTAAAAAGATCACTGGGGGAATTAATGGAGGTCTTATAAATGATGCTACATTGAGATCTTTGGAATTTAAAAGAGACTTTCTCtttccattttctctcttattgCACAACACTAGACCTGTTGGTCGTCAG GACTCACTTCAGCTCCTGATTACTTCCATGCTTTTGGCAGATCTCTCTGTTACCCTTCTTACTTTGCTTCAGTTCTATTGGATATCTCTTGGGGTGTTCCTTGCTGTACTGCTTATTCTTCCTCTATCACTGCTTTCTCCATTCCCAGCTGGCTTGAATGCCTTGTTCAGTAAAGAGCCTCGGAGAGCTTCGCTTGCTCGTATATATTCCCTGTGGAATGCTACATCTCTGTCAAATATC GCTGTGGCTTGCATCTGTGGCATTATTCATTATGGAGTCTCTTCTTTCCAGCCGCCTGACAAGGAAAATACTTGGAACTCTAGAAG CTCATGCAGTGTTAGCGGAACGGCAACTGTTAGGGAACTCTTTATCAGGTCCATTACCAAGGCTGGAGTAGAAAATTTGTCAAGTTAG
- the LOC18606115 gene encoding vacuolar protein sorting-associated protein 53 A isoform X2 translates to MDKMSTLEYINQMFPTEASLSGVEPLMQKIQSEIRRVDAGILAAVRQQSNSGTKAKEDLAAATHAVEELTYKIREIKTKAEQSEMMVQEICRDIKKLDFAKKHITTTITALHRLTMLVSAVEQLQVMASKRQYKEAAAQLEAVNQLCSHFEAYRDIPKITELREKFKNIKQILKSHVFSDFSSLGTGKETEETNLLQHLSDACLVVNALEPSVREELVNNFCSRELTSYEQIFEGAELAKLDKTERRYAWIKRRMRTNEEIWKIFPMSWLVPYRLCIQFCKKTRKQLEGILDNLKEKPDVATLLLALQRTLEFEDELAEKFGGGTQSREIGNDIEEIGRQNNSRSALDIRKKYEKKLAAHQGSENEEKVGNKDLSAPGAGFNFHGIISSCFEPHLIVYIELEEKTLMENLEKLVQEETWDVEEGSQNNVLSSSMQLFLIIKRSLKRCSALTKSQTLYNLFRVFQRVLKAYATKLFARLPKGGTGIVAAATGMDGQIKTSDRDERVICYIVNSAEYCHKTSGELAESVSKIIDSQFADRVDMSEVQDEFSAVITRSLVTLVHGLETKFDAEMAAMTRVPWGTLESVGDQSGYVNGINMILTSSIPVLGRLLSPIYFQFFLDKLASSLGPRFYMNIFKCKQISETGAQQMLLDTQAVKTILLEIPSLGQQMALKCY, encoded by the exons ATGGACAAAATGAGTACTCTGGAGTACATCAACCAGATGTTCCCCACAG AGGCTTCTTTATCTGGTGTTGAGCCTCTAATGCAAAAGATACAAAGTGAGATTCGTAGAGTGGATGccggaatattggctgctgttCGCCAGCAG AGTAATTCAGGAACCAAAGCTAAGGAGGACCTTGCTGCTGCTACACATGCTGTGGAG GAACTAACATATAAAATCcgtgaaataaaaacaaaagctgAGCAAAGTGAGATGATGGTTCAAGAAATATGCCGTGATATCAAGAAGCTGGACTTTGCTAAGAAGCATATAACAACTACAATTACAGCTCTTCATCGTTTAACCATGCTAG TCTCTGCGGTTGAGCAACTTCAAGTGATGGCTTCAAAACGACAATATAAGGAGGCGGCTGCCCAGTTAGAG GCTGTAAACCAGTTATGCAGTCATTTTGAAGCCTATAGGGATATTCCAAAAATCACAGAGCTGAGGGAGAAGTTTAAGAATATTAAACAGATACTGAAATCACATGTCTTCTCTGATTTCTCAAG CTTAGGAACTGGCAAGGAGACCGAAGAGACTAATTTGCTGCAGCACTTATCTGATGCTTGTTTAGTCGTCAATGCGTTGGAACCATCTGTGAGAGAAGAGTTGGTAAATAACTTCTGCAGCAGGGAGCTTACTTCATATGAACAGATCTTTGAAGGAGCTG AACTAGCTAAACTGGATAAAACGGAACGAAGGTATGCATGGATCAAGCGACGGATGAGAACAAATGAGGAAATCTGGAAAATCTTTCCTATGTCATGGCTTGTCCCTTATCGTCTCTGTATCCAGTTCTGTAAGAAGACAAG GAAACAACTGGAGGGGATCCTTGACAACCTGAAAGAGAAGCCTGATGTTGCAACCTTGCTGTTG GCACTACAAAGAACTTTAGAATTTGAGGATGAATTGGCAGAGAAATTTGGGGGTGGTACTCAGAGTAGAGAGATTGGAAATGACATTGAAGAAATTGGCAGGCAGAATAATAGTCGAAGTGCTTTAGATATTCGAAAGAAGTATGAGAAAAAGCTTGCTGCACATCAAGGAAGTGAGAATGAA GAAAAGGTTGGAAACAAAGATTTGTCTGCACCTGGAGCTGGG TTCAACTTCCATGGGATTATTTCATCCTGCTTTGAGCCTCACTTAATTGTATATATAGAATTAGAAGAAAAGACACTGATGGAGAATCTTGAGAAACTTGTTCAG GAAGAAACATGGGATGTTGAGGAAGGAAGTCAGAATAATGTTCTTTCCAGTAGTATGCAG TTGTTTCTTATAATCAAGAGGAGCTTAAAGCGATGCAGTGCTCTGACAAAGAGCCAGACTTTATATAATTTGTTCAGG GTGTTTCAAAGAGTCCTCAAAGCCTATGCCACAAAGCTTTTTGCAAGACTGCCAAAAGGTGGTACAGGGATTGTTGCTGCAGCCACTGGTATGGATGGGCAGATAAAG ACGTCTGACAGGGATGAAAGAGTGATCTGTTATATTGTAAATTCAGCTGAATATTGCCACAAAACG TCTGGTGAACTGGCTGAAAGTGTCTCCAAAATCATTGATTCTCAATTTGCAGACAGGGTGGATATGTCAGAAGTGCAG GATGAATTTTCAGCAGTTATAACAAGATCTTTAGTAACCCTAGTGCATGGCCTGGAAACTAAATTTGATGCTGAAATGGCTGCAATGACACGTGTTCCATGGGGTACCCTTGAAAGTGTTGGGGACCAATCAGG ATATGTCAATGGCATAAATATGATCCTTACCAGCAGCATTCCTGTACTTGGGAGACTTCTTTCACCTATTTACTTCCAGTTCTTCTTGGACAAG CTTGCATCATCGCTTGGCCCACGGTTCTACATGAACATATTCAAATGCAAGCAGATATCAGAAACTGGAGCCCAACAA ATGCTGTTAGATACTCAAGCTGTAAAGACAATTCTTTTGGAAATTCCTTCACTTGGTCAACAG ATGGCTCTTAAATGTTACTGA